The genomic DNA CTGATCTGGATAGAATCCACTTGGGGTCCCCAAACTGTATTTTGTCATATACTTCCAACAGGACCCACAGAGACTTATCTAAATGCTTTAGGGATTATTATGTATGCAAAGAGTGCTAGCAAAAAGATGCCTTATTGTCCATAACCACCAATCACAAAGCTTGTAGAACTGTCATTTCTGCACTGGCAGttggaagctgactggttgctaTAAGCAACAATAAAAATCAGTTGATGAGAACCATTGACTAAAGACAGAATCTCCCTATAGGGTTTACTCCCTTCAATATTACAATTAGATTAAGGTATcgtgttatttttatatttttttccctaaaTTTGATTGTATATCTGAAGCCAGAAGAGACTTTTGACTAAGCTGAAATAGGCTCAATTCTCTAAACTACAGCATAATGATAAGATCTTTATTGTAGCCACGTGACTGTAATTTTAGGATCTCATTGGACGTAGCCTACAACTGTCACTGTGAAAATAAGCATCCTTATCCTAGTGCTTTGTGAATGGAGTCTATTCTCTGCTACAACACACGTGGCCTGCTTGGCTTGTTTGTGTGCTAGGCCTGGCTTTTCCATGTATTTAttttgctgtgtctggcaatgtgtAATAACTCCTAGCTTCCCCTATGATTCAGAGTGTACATTTTGAGCTGCAGCCATTTCCCACACACACAGCCCTGGTGTAGTGACATCCCCATCCCTACACACAATAATGCTCCAAGCTCCAGTCTACACACCCTGGCAGGCTAAATGCTGAGCTGATCTCCATCTGCTCTGCTTAAATACCAGTCAAGCATATCATAAAATGATATCCCGGCTCTAACTTGAGAATCTCATGGGAAAATCATCCACGTTAATGTGTGAGATTGTGAAGAGTATTTTAATATCTCGCCACAACAGTGTCTGCCCATAAATACCCCATCCCATTCAGCACTGCTGTCTGTGCTGGTGACATTCCACTTACCAGCAGTAAATACTAAGCTCCCCTTGTCAGCATGCTTTATTATTCAATAGAGCTATTAAATGATAACTAATGCTGAGGGAGAGAAGATTGCAAGACAAATAAGAAAACAGGAAACACTTGGCAGCTACAAATAAGCGATCAGGGACTGGGATCTACTAAAAGGCAAAAAGTTTTGAGAGAGTAAAAACAAGCAAATAAGTTCAAAGGAAAACATTCCTTCAACTTCACTCAGAGGGATTCATCGCTATGTCAGAGAAAGAAATAACTTGTAATTAATGTTCAGAGATGTGatcatacatatatgtacacagtcATAGTTTGTAATAGCTTTATGGagatgtgattatatatatatatatatatatatatatatatatatatatatatatatatatgtatttcaatATCTTTTTATAGTGATATGATCATACCTAAATGTACATAATCATATATTGTAATACCTTCATAGAGGTATGgtcatatataaatatacatatataattatataatattaatatatatatatatatatatatatatatatatatatatatatatatatatatatatatatatatatatattggaatattaATATAGAGAGGTGATCATGATCATACATGTGTGTACATATACTTGAATATCATTATCGAGATAAGATATGTACATTACTGCTATATATTTTTAGAGATAGGatcatacatatatgtatatctttATAGAGATAGGGTAATACAAATAGATGCATATGAgatagttatttatatatatatatatatatatatatatatatatatatatatatatatatttttagagatAGGATCATACACAGAAGTACATATACTGTGATATCTTTATAGAGGTAAGAtcatacatatatgcatatatactgtAATATCTTTATAGAGATAGGTTCACACATATATGAAGATATACATATGTTACAAAAAATCTTTATATAGATATGataatgcatatatgtatatacgGTAATATCTTAATAGAGATATGATCatcatacatatatgtatatatgtatagaaatagtatataaataaataaaaaaaaaaaaaaatatatatatatatatatatatatatatatatacacacacacatgtacatataTTATAATATCTTCAcagaaattgtgtgtgtgtgtatatatatatatatatatatatatatatatttttttttttttttttttgggggggggggggctgttatcTGTTCCCAGCTACTTTTTACTGGAGAGAAATCTGCTCTCTATACTTTACTGTCACTTTCCTCCCTTTCTAGTGCAGGTTTGTAAGAACTCTGTTTCCTGAATAATTTGCAACAATTTAAAAGCACAATCCAACTTCCTTATTTATTCCCCAGCACTTCCAAGAGCTGAAAAGAAAATGAGGGTTGTAAAGAGCCTGCAGGATTATAACGTAGGCTAATTCATCACCAGAGAGATAAAACTTGCATCTGTGTATaacaataaagcaaaaaaaaaaaaaaactccccatatTCTGCCCCCAGAGCCTGGAGTTTGTTGCTGAGATTTGCTTTGGAGGATGGTGATGTTCTGCATGGCAAACTCCAGAATAGGAGATGAGCAGGAGAAAGTTTGTTTACTTATGAGACAGCCTGTCATCAAAGGCAACATGTTCTCCAAGATGCATAGCACCTGTTCACAACTAGCAGCAAAACTGAGAATTTGTCATTTCTTATAAATGGGATGGAATGCAAAGCGATCAGACGAGAGAGAAACGCTGAGGGCTCCAACATGAGCTGGAAACACGTGTAGAGGTGAAGGTATAGCCAAGAGATGAATGGGATAAAAAGTACTGGAAATATTACACACAAGTGGGGGTGAACATTGTTAGAAAAGTCGTGGCaaaaagaaaagttagaaaaaacattgcaaaaaaaaaaaagaatagagagagctatctatctatatatatatatatatatatatatatatatatatatatatatatatatacacacacatatataaaaagaaGTTAGAAAATACGTAGCAAAAAAATTACACACATACATTCATATGTATGTACAGACGTATATGAAAAGTTAGAAaacgcaaatatatatatatatatatatatatatatatatatatacactcacaaacacacacacacacacacacacacacacatatatatatatatatatatatatatatatatatatatatatatatatatatatatatgtacacataaataaataaaagagtacctacacacacacataacacacacacacacacatatttacaaACACTAATAGATAAAATAACGTGTCTCCTAAATAATATTAAAGCAAATCAATACCCAAAAAATGTCATTTCTATATGACAGAGGAAAATAAACAATTGTCAGATTGAATTATAACTAAATATGTTCAGCTCTCACCGCCCCAGTAATCCATATTTAATAGTTTATCTTGACCATAAAATCCCATTTGTGATGCTGGTATAAAttgcatagtattttttttttttttcataaatattaaTTAGGCTGAATGAAAGTTTATAACCACGTGTACGAATGTATttactcctttttttccccctggttTGATTCATTTGCAATCCCCAGAGCTTTAAATCAATCAGGTCACAAGATGGAAGCGGTCATAAAGAATCTCTGGGGATTATAATCAATTTATTTATATGGCCACTTAAAGCTTGATGTTGTAAAAGCGATGCAATGTGGCACTAAAAGTAAAGTGTCTCTAATATATCAAAAAGCTGAGAGTGGCATGCAAAGGAGAGAGACTGGTACTGACCTGTGTGAGTCCTTTTGTGGATTTTCAGGTTTTCTGACCTGGCAAAGACTTTCCCACAGCCAGGGAAGGGGCAGGGGAAGGGTTTTTcccctgtgtggactctgatgtggtTGACCAGTTTGTATTTGGCTTTGAAAGGCTTGCCTTCTCTGGCACACTCTTCCCAGAAGCAGATGTGGCTGGACTGCTCGGGTCCTCCAACGTGCTCCACCGTGACATGGGTGACCAGCTCGTGCATGGTGCTGAAAGTTTTGGAGCAATGTTTTTTGGGCAGCTCCTCTTCTTCTATCCACTTACAGATGAGTTCTTGTTTGATCGCCTGCCTCATGTATCGGAAGAAGGCTCCTGGTCCGTGGTGAGGAGCTAGGTTCATGTTCAGGTGGTTCATGCCAGCGTAGCCTTGAAGAGAAGCGGATGAGAAAGGATCTGTCCTAGACACTGATTGAGTGAAATGATCAGACCTGCTGCTGTACATATCTCCAGGTAGCCCCAATCTTATCTGTCCGTTTAGAGGCTGGCCACCTGGGGTTGCATGGGAATGCTGCTCATGATGAGGTCCAGAGAAGTAGGGATGGTTTCCAGGCTCCGCGTGGTGGCCATGCTGCCCAGGGTAGCTACCTGTCGTTGAGACAAACATGCCATGGTGAGAGGTTGCTGCAGAGTGTTGATCACTCAGCCCTGGCATCACTTGAACTGTCAGATCCCTGCCTATTAGAAAGTCCCTACCTGCAGGGATAGACTGAGCTGTGTAGGAGACAGCAGCTGCTGAGGGAGCCGGGACAAATGCTCCTGGTGGACTGGAGGCAGCCTCAGCCTGGCCTGCCAtatgatggtggtgctggtggtggtggtgatggtggtggtggttatGGGCAGGGCTGAGTTTGAGGGCCGCTGGATGGTGCCCCATGTGTTCTGGCcggaatgcaggacttggccctagGCGAGAATCAGCAGCATACTCCCCAGGGTGCACATGAGCCATTGAGTGGGAATGACCCACGTACCCCGGGAAGCCTGTCATAGTctgaggggggtggtggtggtgatgatgatgatgagcccCTGCCAAGTCTACTATTCTCAGCGCCGGGTTCCGTTTGGAGAATGCAGGGTCCATCACTGTGTTCCCCCAAAGCCTCCACACTTATTGCAGCTAATTCTACAATCACCTGTCTGTgggaaaagaataaaataaaaactttttttttcccaaaagttttttcaagttttttttttttttttttcttttatgtctaAGTGGAATCCCCTACGCTTGAGAAGCAGCAGCAGGAAGCATTGAGGCACTGAATAGAGATTCACAGACACTGCTACTGCCCAGAGAGCTCAACAATAACCGCTCTCTATGATTGGCTATCTCCACATGATTGACGTCACCACTGACAGGTCCTGCTGGAGACTGAATGGAttaaggagggggtgagggggactcAGCACTGCGCCTGCGCACAGCTGGGCACCATGCCTTGCTCCCCCCTCTCACAAACAACACTGTTGCCTGGTGTTTTCAGacacgctttttctttttttcttttttttgttgttcaaaCAGACCAAAATTTGAAAGATAAAAacgttaaagaatttttttttactatacacaACAAAGATTTTTTTGCTAATGTACTTTTTAAGGATCTGTGCCAATTCTATGTGAATGCCAAGGCTATTGTTTGATGTGGCTTACTAATAGTACAACTGTTATTTTTTGTAACCGTTATTAAGCTCTAGTTTCCAAAATATGAAAGTATGCATATATCTTGAATTGTACATATTTTACTATTTTAGTAACAAGTGAAATAATTTGCATGCAGGTTCTTTTTAATACGTGGTACTAGATGGAGATAGTGAAGCGGTGTTTAGTTTATCACTTGcagcaggaaaaaaataaataatatatatatatatttatataaagaaagaaataatttatatatatatatatatatatatatatatatatatatatatatatatatatatatatatatatatatatacattctgtaATGTTGAGTGCTATAATTTCActgtatcaaatatatatatttgatacagtatatatatatatatatatatatatatatatatatatatatatatatatatatatatatatatatatggaaaactaATAGCACTGATGTACTATACTGACATTTGACATTTGCTGATGGATCAAACGAGCAACTTCATTGCAAACTattgatcattaaaaaaaaaagttgtgttaaGATTGCTTTACACATTGCAGTACATTTTACTGGACCCTCTCAGCTGTCACTGCTTACCTAGACGATATATTTCAGAATACACATAACATATCATATCGCTACCTCTGCTACAATGAATCACAATATATTGCACAAACAAAAATTTCCCCTCCATAAGACTTTAAGATCCTGACTATAGAAAGATGTATGTGTAGTCTCTGTAGAATATACCAACTCGTGTTCCCCTTCAAATTGGCCACATTAGACAAGCTGCATGTatttactaatttatttatttaggtaAATATGTTATAAGCCTCTCTGTAGAGGTATTAAAGTACAAGCAGGTTCTCAAATCTGACAATTATTGCTGTTTTACAAGTGATCAAACTACATACGCACCAAATGAATGTGCCttagcatctctctctctctctctctctctctctctctctctctttttatatatgtatattatttctGCAAAAGTGTTTATTTTGTATTAATTTGCGTCTGAATTGTTGGATAAACCTCAGTAAAAGCAGCAGATTCGGCCTCTGCATCATCTTTACACAAAAATGTAGTATACCTACTGTACCTATTTCTTGGCTGGAAATGGAAATATAAAAGTAAATAAGCCAAAAAATACTCCTTTCCTTTGAGCTTAAAATTCTACAATATTGACAGATCGATATTCAGATACATAGATAACAGGAAATGTTGACACCACGTAATTGATCAATACCAATAGCTGCATATTAGACAACGTTCTGCTGACGAATTCATTTCAGATTTTCCATCAGAGGTAAATAAAAAGGGATACTAGGAGTTGCAATTTAGCAATGGTATTTCTTCATTTGAAAGTGTCATTTGTATTTACAGTTCACATGTTTCTCTGAGACATTAGAAATATATAGAATAGCACACACAAGAACAGTTGTGAGATCCAGAACAGCTTCTCTTTTTTATTGGAATGAAAAATAAGAAAGATGGCAAGTTACATTTTTGTATGGTGTAGATGCAAAATAAAAAAGATGGGATTCAAATTCTTAGCAGTGGTAACTTCGAAGCCTGGAAATCAGTGTTAAGTCAACTTTGTCGAGGTAACTTGTAGATTCAGCATGCGGACAGATATCTTACCTAATTATAATGTGGCCTGCTACAAGCCTGGGGATTTCATAGATCGGTCTGTGCATGGGCCAGGGCATCTTCTATGTGACTGCTCAGTGGAGACACAAAACATCTGGGCTAGTGGTCTGTTCTCTCATAGAAAATGCGTGAGATTTTTATTAACAGCAACACATCAACAACATTTGGAAACATCATACAAATATAATGTAATATCAAAAACATAGAGCAGATTTCTGGCCTTGGTGTCACCCCACTAATGATACTTCATACTGggctcctacacacacacacacacacacacacattttccatATCTGTTTTTGTTGTTTATGCATGCAACATACTTTATCTATGTTGCATATCACATTGCATATATTGCACATATACCATAAGCGTTAAGTGTTTTCCAGCATCAATGAAATaaattatgtatgtgtgtgtgtgtatatatatatatatatatatatatatatatatacaccagacacacatacacacacacacacacacatatatatatatatatatatatatatatatatatatatatatatatatatatatatatatatagcttgttCAATAGCTGGGGTTGCTATTCGAGTTGCTTACTTAATgtagtttactacagctttaaataAGTTTATATCTGTATGAGTGCATATCTAATGGAATAGAGTACAGAGTGAGGCATAGATGGCAATGTGAAGTGCTCTGAATAACCTAGCTCTCAGCACCTTGTGTTTGCGGCACTCAGCTATGTTTTGCGCTCTAATTGCGTTAGTGGCGCTAAGTTAGACGCCTTGGGAGTAGTAGGTGAGCGATCAGTCCTCCTTAGCCAAGGGTTTGGTGACAGATCAGCTTTCAGATTAAGGTATATCTGTCAAATGAGGCGTCAGTCACCACCAGCCACTGTTTAGGGCTCATTGTGCAGAGACCTGGTAGCCACCACATTGTGAAAGCATGGTATCCCTAGTAAGGATGGTACATATCATGTAAACCCCATCAGCAAGATCAAAGTGTTCTTTTTTAATAAGATCCAATACATGTCAAACCTCATTCCAATCAAATCGTCCGTAAATGAATTCCAGATGAATATGTCATAGAGTAATGTGACAATGCAGTCAAACAGGGTCAGGGGTGGATGTTACAATGAGAGAGCCGTCAAATATTAATTCTAGGAGCTCCAAATGAATGACCAGCGAGCGGGATTAAGCACAATCTAGTGGCGGGGTGTTATGTCAGTGATTTGTGTTGGTTGCAAGTTAACTGGCAAACAAAGCTCCAGAAATATATGGTCCCCTCTGAGCCTCCACCAGGGCATATTTTAAACTTACTTGGGATCTTCATTATGTTCTAATATTTTCCTGCCTGCTAGGGGGATGCAGCAAGCCATCCTGTGTTACTCTGAGCAATGCTATGGGAGCTGGTGCAGAGTCCATCCTGGAAAATTGAAACAGATTTGGATGTTTTAATAAGTAATACAGCAAGTCCATTTCCTCTGACTGTTTAATAATGCACGTTTTATTGGATCTGGATGTACTTTGCCAAATCTAAATGGTATGGCACACATTTGAAGCATGACCAGTCTCTGCATGCAGATTTCCCAGAAGGATTTCTGACTATGATTTTCAATGTGCTGGTCATGTTTCCACTTACTGATGGCACACAGCTAGGGATTCCTGCTCGCATTCCTTTGGATTTTGTGCTCTTCTTAGTACAAGGCTCGACTGTAAACCTGGTTACAAGGCACGCAGTCAACTTCACTTAAAACTGATGTACTTTACATACACACACCATGCAAGGCAgttattttacatttacattaaaCTAATTTGTACTGTATCCATATTTCTGATATGCTAATGTTGTTACATATAGGAtatcaaatacacacacacacacacacacacatcaaacaAAACAGATATTCTACATTTATATTAAACAAATTTGCACTGTATCCATATTGCTGATAGGCTAATGTTGTATATAGGATAtcaaatatacacacacaccataaaAGACAGTTATTTTGCATTTAATTAATTTGCACTGTATCCATATTGCTGACATGCTAATATTTTATATACGATATCAAATACACACACACCATAAAAGACAGACATTCTACATTTCCATTAAACTAATTTGCACTATCCATATTGCTCATATGCTAATGTTGTATATAGGATATGAAATGCACACGCACCATTAAAGACAGATATTCTACATTGATATAAAAAATACACTGTATTTATATTgctgatatgcaattttttttatataggataTCAAATGCACAGTCACAAGCCAAAGAAACCATGTATTCCTCACTGGTATTAAATTAGTGTGCTCCACACTTATATTTCTTATAGAATATTACTTTTTTGTGTATCAGATAGTAAACACATATATATCACACAAGCCACGTgaatgatatatagatatatatctatatatgtatatctctctctcccatctctttGCCtttacgatagatagatagatagatagatagatagatagatagatagatagatatgtgtgtttatttatatatatatatatatatatatatatatatatatatatatatatatatatatatatatatatatatatatatatatatatatatatatattatatatatatatatatatatatataaattttctcAACTCTATAGAAAAGGCAAAGGGGTGGGCCTAAGGAAAACATACCTTTTAACTGAACTCCACGTA from Aquarana catesbeiana isolate 2022-GZ linkage group LG04, ASM4218655v1, whole genome shotgun sequence includes the following:
- the LOC141139602 gene encoding zinc finger protein ZIC 4-like encodes the protein MDPAFSKRNPALRIVDLAGAHHHHHHHHPPQTMTGFPGYVGHSHSMAHVHPGEYAADSRLGPSPAFRPEHMGHHPAALKLSPAHNHHHHHHHHQHHHHMAGQAEAASSPPGAFVPAPSAAAVSYTAQSIPAGRDFLIGRDLTVQVMPGLSDQHSAATSHHGMFVSTTGSYPGQHGHHAEPGNHPYFSGPHHEQHSHATPGGQPLNGQIRLGLPGDMYSSRSDHFTQSVSRTDPFSSASLQGYAGMNHLNMNLAPHHGPGAFFRYMRQAIKQELICKWIEEEELPKKHCSKTFSTMHELVTHVTVEHVGGPEQSSHICFWEECAREGKPFKAKYKLVNHIRVHTGEKPFPCPFPGCGKVFARSENLKIHKRTHTGEKPFKCEFEGCDRRFANSSDRKKHSHVHTSDKPYNCKVRGCDKSYTHPSSLRKHMKVHCKSPPPSSGYESSIPSLVSPSSDSGQDPAATSSHTDRLSSSSQANLSEWYVCQGSGASGIPTPPSHTPSPEHRKASYNNCDSRPNY